In a genomic window of Micromonospora cremea:
- a CDS encoding FecCD family ABC transporter permease encodes MTTLATRPAPARSRSGTRTGRRVAVTVAAALVLLLTVLASFALGSRQLGVDQVWHALVAPDGGDASTIVRELRVPRTALGLAVGLALAVAGVLFQALTRNPLAEPRILGISAGASFGVVLAISVFGIGTLAGYVWFGIAGALLAGLLVFAIATRAREGASPVTLALVGAALDASLASGVYALLSIDARTFEEYRFWVVGGLAGRDLSVTAQVLPFVLAGLVLAALVARGLDALALGDDVARGLGNRVGLVRLGGGLAAVLLTGAAVAAAGPVAFVGLAVPHLARALVGADHRWTLAVSALLGPALLLGADVVGRLVAPPGEIPAGIVTALIGAPLLAVLVRRARVVTA; translated from the coding sequence GTGACCACCCTCGCGACCCGCCCGGCCCCGGCCCGCAGCCGGTCCGGCACCCGCACCGGCCGCCGGGTGGCCGTCACCGTCGCCGCCGCGCTGGTGCTGCTGCTCACCGTGCTGGCCAGCTTCGCGCTCGGCAGCCGGCAACTCGGCGTCGACCAGGTCTGGCACGCACTCGTCGCGCCGGACGGCGGCGACGCCAGCACCATCGTCCGCGAGCTGCGGGTGCCGCGCACCGCGCTCGGCCTCGCCGTCGGGCTCGCGCTCGCCGTGGCCGGCGTGCTGTTCCAGGCGCTCACCCGCAACCCACTCGCCGAGCCGCGCATCCTCGGCATCAGCGCCGGCGCGTCGTTCGGCGTGGTGCTGGCCATCTCCGTCTTCGGTATCGGCACGCTCGCCGGGTACGTCTGGTTCGGCATCGCCGGTGCGCTGCTCGCCGGGCTGCTGGTCTTCGCCATCGCCACCCGGGCCCGCGAGGGCGCCAGCCCGGTCACCCTCGCGCTGGTCGGCGCGGCGCTCGACGCCAGCCTCGCCTCTGGGGTGTACGCGCTGCTCAGCATCGACGCCCGCACCTTCGAGGAGTACCGGTTCTGGGTGGTCGGCGGGCTGGCCGGGCGGGACCTGTCGGTCACCGCTCAGGTGCTGCCCTTCGTCCTCGCCGGGCTGGTGCTGGCCGCCCTGGTGGCCCGGGGTCTGGACGCGTTGGCCCTCGGCGACGACGTGGCCCGCGGCCTCGGCAACCGGGTCGGCCTGGTCCGCCTCGGCGGTGGCCTCGCCGCGGTGCTGCTGACCGGGGCCGCGGTGGCGGCGGCCGGCCCGGTCGCCTTCGTCGGGTTGGCCGTGCCGCACCTGGCGCGCGCCCTGGTCGGCGCGGACCACCGCTGGACCCTCGCCGTCTCCGCCCTGCTCGGGCCGGCGCTGCTGCTCGGCGCCGACGTCGTCGGCCGGCTCGTCGCCCCGCCCGGCGAGATACCGGCCGGGATCGTCACCGCCCTGATCGGCGCGCCGCTGCTGGCCGTGCTGGTCCGCCGTGCCCGGGTGGTGACCGCGTGA
- the trmB gene encoding tRNA (guanosine(46)-N7)-methyltransferase TrmB — MTATDHDPAAAPTSRAIRTFHPRRGRMSGRQTDALDRLWPAYGLDVPDGSVRPVDLAGLFGRRAPVVLEIGSGMGDSTAAMAAADPDRDYLAVEVHTPGIANLLDLVDQGGLGNVRVAQGDALDLVRGLSEGVLDAVHVFFPDPWPKARHYKRRIIQPAHVALLRSRLTPGGTLHCATDWAEYADAMRQTLDADPGLVDAYGGFAPRPAHRPVTKFERRALTAGRPVADLIYRRR, encoded by the coding sequence GTGACCGCCACTGACCATGACCCCGCCGCCGCGCCCACGAGCCGGGCGATCCGCACCTTCCACCCTCGCAGGGGCCGGATGAGCGGCCGGCAGACCGATGCGCTGGATCGGCTCTGGCCCGCGTACGGCCTGGACGTGCCGGACGGGTCCGTCCGGCCGGTCGACCTCGCCGGCCTGTTCGGGCGCCGGGCGCCGGTGGTGCTGGAGATCGGCTCCGGCATGGGCGACAGCACCGCCGCGATGGCCGCCGCTGACCCGGACCGAGATTATCTGGCGGTGGAGGTGCACACGCCGGGGATCGCGAACCTGCTCGACCTGGTGGACCAGGGCGGCCTGGGCAACGTGCGGGTGGCCCAGGGCGACGCGTTGGACCTGGTCCGCGGCCTGTCCGAGGGCGTCCTGGACGCCGTGCACGTCTTCTTCCCGGACCCGTGGCCGAAGGCCCGCCACTACAAGCGGCGGATCATCCAGCCGGCGCACGTGGCGCTGCTGCGCTCCCGCCTGACCCCGGGCGGCACGCTGCACTGCGCGACCGACTGGGCCGAGTACGCCGATGCGATGCGGCAGACCCTGGACGCGGACCCGGGGCTGGTGGACGCGTACGGCGGGTTCGCGCCGCGTCCGGCGCACCGCCCGGTGACGAAGTTCGAGCGACGGGCGCTCACGGCCGGCCGGCCGGTCGCCGACCTGATCTACCGCCGACGGTGA
- a CDS encoding TetR/AcrR family transcriptional regulator, producing MPTPDRTSLADIVEAARDILESDGLPRLTMQAVAERVGVRAPSLYKRVRNRDALIRLVAETTVQDLGEQLSAVASSGDPGRDLGELARAFRAFAHAHPAGYQLIFADGREETRPSLDALTKASAPALRVAADLAGPEHALEAARMFTAWANGFVSMELAGAFNLGGDLDEAFEFGIIRLTAAFTAPEPPRAD from the coding sequence ATGCCGACCCCCGATCGGACGTCGCTCGCCGACATCGTCGAGGCCGCCCGCGACATCCTGGAGTCGGATGGACTCCCGCGCCTGACGATGCAGGCGGTCGCCGAGCGGGTCGGTGTGCGCGCCCCGTCGCTCTACAAGCGGGTCCGCAACCGCGACGCCCTGATCCGGCTCGTCGCCGAGACCACCGTCCAGGACCTGGGCGAACAGCTCAGCGCCGTCGCCAGCAGCGGCGACCCGGGCCGGGACCTCGGTGAGCTGGCCCGCGCCTTCCGCGCATTCGCCCACGCACACCCGGCCGGCTATCAGCTGATCTTCGCCGACGGCCGCGAGGAGACCCGACCCAGCCTCGACGCCCTCACCAAGGCCAGCGCCCCCGCCCTGCGCGTCGCCGCCGACCTCGCCGGGCCCGAGCACGCCCTGGAGGCCGCCCGCATGTTCACCGCCTGGGCCAACGGCTTCGTCAGCATGGAGTTGGCGGGTGCCTTCAACCTCGGCGGCGACCTCGACGAGGCCTTCGAGTTCGGCATCATCCGCCTGACCGCCGCCTTCACGGCCCCGGAACCGCCCCGGGCCGACTGA
- a CDS encoding antibiotic biosynthesis monooxygenase family protein: protein MAVVKINAIEVPPGAGAELEKRFAARAGAVEKSPGFLGFELLRPVAGETRYFVYTRWESEEAYQAWAAGPSRAAHAAAPGEQQRPPVATGANLLEFEVALHVPQP, encoded by the coding sequence ATGGCAGTCGTGAAGATCAACGCAATCGAGGTTCCCCCGGGCGCCGGCGCGGAGCTGGAGAAGCGGTTCGCCGCCCGAGCCGGCGCCGTGGAGAAGTCCCCCGGCTTCCTCGGCTTCGAGCTGCTCCGGCCGGTGGCCGGCGAGACCCGCTACTTCGTCTACACCCGCTGGGAGAGCGAGGAGGCGTACCAGGCGTGGGCCGCCGGCCCGTCCCGCGCCGCACACGCCGCCGCCCCCGGCGAGCAGCAGCGCCCCCCGGTAGCCACCGGCGCCAACCTGCTGGAGTTCGAGGTAGCCCTCCACGTCCCCCAGCCCTGA
- a CDS encoding ABC transporter ATP-binding protein — MLSTRDLVAGYDERTVLDGLDLDLPTDAFTVIVGPNACGKSTLLRTMARLLTPRRGTVLLDGSAIRDLPTREVARRLGVLPQSPLVPEGVTVADLVGRGRQPYQRWWRQWSPEDGAAVDRAMALADVAGLADRPVDSLSGGQRQRVWIAMTLAQDTDALLLDEPTTFLDLAHQVEVLDLLHRLRVERGRTVVAVLHDLNQAARYADHLVAMRAGTVVAAGPPREILTADLVRDVFGLACVVVPCPVTGAPLVVPAHTGGTTARPVTPSAQPADDGSNPLAGSYPSKGL, encoded by the coding sequence ATGCTCTCCACCCGCGACCTGGTCGCTGGCTACGACGAGCGGACCGTGCTCGACGGGCTCGACCTGGACCTGCCGACCGACGCGTTCACCGTGATCGTCGGGCCGAACGCGTGCGGCAAGTCCACCCTGCTGCGGACCATGGCCCGGCTGCTCACCCCCCGCCGTGGCACGGTGCTGCTGGACGGCAGCGCCATCCGCGACCTGCCGACCCGGGAGGTGGCCCGCCGGCTCGGCGTGCTGCCGCAGAGCCCGCTGGTGCCCGAGGGCGTCACCGTGGCCGACCTGGTGGGGCGCGGCCGGCAGCCGTACCAGCGGTGGTGGCGGCAGTGGTCGCCGGAGGACGGCGCGGCGGTGGACCGGGCGATGGCCCTGGCCGACGTGGCCGGCCTGGCCGACCGGCCGGTCGACAGCCTCTCCGGCGGCCAGCGGCAACGGGTGTGGATCGCCATGACCCTCGCGCAGGACACCGACGCCCTGCTGCTGGACGAGCCGACCACCTTCCTCGACCTGGCCCATCAGGTGGAGGTGCTGGACCTGCTGCACCGGCTGCGCGTCGAGCGGGGCCGCACCGTGGTCGCCGTGCTGCACGACCTGAACCAGGCCGCCCGCTACGCCGACCACCTGGTCGCGATGCGCGCCGGCACGGTGGTGGCCGCGGGGCCGCCCCGGGAGATCCTCACCGCAGACCTGGTCCGTGACGTCTTCGGGCTGGCCTGCGTGGTCGTGCCCTGCCCGGTGACCGGTGCGCCCCTGGTGGTGCCCGCGCACACCGGCGGCACCACCGCCCGCCCGGTCACCCCCTCCGCCCAACCCGCCGACGACGGGAGCAACCCGCTCGCCGGCTCGTACCCTTCGAAAGGACTCTGA
- a CDS encoding FecCD family ABC transporter permease: MTTVDRRPDSTTPASDADASPGTAGARLPGRSLLRIGPVSLQVRRRAVLVAAALTVLLLLAVVLSLSLGTPYVAPADVLRALSGAGTPYDLVVFDLRLPRIVLAAVAGAAFGVAGTLIQSVARNPLASPDVIGITQGAGLAATVALTSGAAAVLVAPTALVGGLLAAVLLFALGARHGLAAQRFVLAGVAVAFAFRALTEVVMLTADPIDGLRAQIWLIGTLAGKGWTEAAWIAGTLLVLLPVLAWAGWALNSTALDDDTARGVGLRPVARRIGLAGTGVLVAAMVTAQVGAVDFVALVAPQVARRLVRAERPPLVCAALLGALLLVLADLAGRRLFAPTQLPAGVLTAAIGGPYLIFLLLRGRRRSS, encoded by the coding sequence GTGACCACCGTCGACCGCCGCCCCGACTCCACGACCCCGGCGTCTGACGCCGACGCGTCGCCCGGTACCGCCGGCGCACGGCTGCCCGGGCGGTCGCTGCTGCGGATCGGCCCGGTCAGCCTGCAGGTCCGCCGCCGCGCGGTGCTGGTGGCCGCCGCGCTGACCGTGCTGCTCCTGCTGGCCGTGGTGCTCAGCCTCTCCCTGGGCACCCCGTACGTCGCCCCGGCCGACGTGCTGCGCGCGCTCTCCGGGGCGGGCACCCCGTACGACCTGGTCGTCTTTGATCTTCGGCTGCCGCGGATCGTGCTGGCCGCGGTGGCCGGCGCGGCCTTCGGCGTGGCCGGGACATTGATCCAGAGCGTGGCCCGCAATCCGCTGGCGAGCCCGGACGTCATCGGCATCACCCAGGGCGCCGGGCTCGCCGCGACCGTCGCACTGACCAGCGGGGCCGCCGCGGTGCTGGTGGCCCCCACCGCGCTGGTGGGCGGGCTGCTCGCCGCGGTGCTGCTGTTCGCCCTCGGTGCTCGGCACGGGCTGGCCGCGCAGCGGTTCGTGCTCGCCGGGGTGGCGGTCGCCTTCGCCTTCCGGGCGCTGACCGAGGTGGTCATGCTCACCGCCGACCCGATCGACGGGCTGCGCGCGCAGATCTGGCTGATCGGCACCCTGGCCGGCAAGGGCTGGACCGAGGCCGCCTGGATCGCCGGCACGCTGCTGGTGCTGCTGCCGGTGCTGGCCTGGGCCGGTTGGGCGTTGAACAGCACCGCGCTGGACGACGACACCGCGCGTGGGGTCGGGCTGCGCCCGGTTGCCCGCCGCATCGGGCTCGCCGGCACCGGCGTACTCGTCGCCGCGATGGTCACCGCCCAGGTCGGCGCCGTCGACTTCGTGGCCCTGGTCGCGCCCCAGGTGGCCCGGCGGCTGGTGCGGGCCGAACGGCCGCCGCTGGTCTGCGCGGCACTGCTCGGCGCGCTGCTGCTGGTGCTGGCCGATCTGGCCGGGCGACGGCTGTTCGCACCCACCCAACTGCCGGCCGGCGTGCTGACCGCGGCGATCGGCGGGCCGTACCTGATCTTCCTGCTGCTGCGCGGACGGCGGCGGTCCTCGTGA
- a CDS encoding ABC transporter substrate-binding protein — protein sequence MRRLVAALAAAVALGVGLTACGESDPVAGSTTGETREITHAMGTTKVPAEPKRVVVLDTDKIDTALSLGVTPVGAATAGEAKSWPTYFGADKLASIKEVGVLTEPDLEAINALKPDLILGSKFRQEKFYDELAAIAPTVFTDKVGITWKENFLLDGKALGHEQQAKDLLAAYEKRAKDFGTTLGDAAARKVSIVRFLPGNIRVYGPDSFSGIVIGDTGLGRPERQQLANKEDKRFDLVSPERINEVDGDVIFVTAYGDKAAAEQAKMTAGTLWKGLGAVKAGKAYPVADEVWMTGIGVGAANKILDDLAKYLPAA from the coding sequence ATGCGTCGTCTCGTCGCCGCCCTCGCCGCGGCCGTCGCCCTCGGCGTCGGACTCACCGCCTGCGGTGAGAGCGACCCGGTCGCCGGCTCCACCACCGGGGAGACCCGGGAGATCACCCACGCCATGGGCACAACCAAGGTCCCGGCGGAGCCCAAGCGCGTCGTCGTGCTCGACACCGACAAGATCGACACGGCGCTCTCGCTGGGCGTCACGCCGGTCGGCGCCGCCACCGCCGGTGAGGCCAAGAGCTGGCCGACCTACTTCGGCGCGGACAAGCTCGCCAGCATCAAGGAGGTCGGGGTGCTCACCGAGCCCGACCTGGAGGCGATCAACGCGCTGAAGCCGGACCTCATCCTGGGCAGCAAGTTCCGCCAGGAGAAGTTCTACGACGAGCTGGCCGCCATCGCGCCGACGGTGTTCACCGACAAGGTCGGCATCACCTGGAAGGAGAACTTCCTCCTCGACGGCAAGGCGCTCGGCCACGAGCAGCAGGCCAAGGATCTGCTCGCCGCGTACGAGAAGCGCGCCAAGGACTTCGGAACCACGCTCGGCGACGCCGCCGCCCGCAAGGTGTCGATCGTGCGGTTCCTCCCCGGCAACATCCGGGTTTACGGCCCGGACTCGTTCTCCGGCATCGTCATCGGCGACACCGGCCTGGGCCGCCCCGAGCGGCAGCAGCTCGCCAACAAGGAGGACAAGCGTTTCGACCTGGTCAGCCCCGAGCGGATCAACGAGGTCGATGGTGACGTCATCTTCGTGACCGCGTACGGCGACAAGGCCGCCGCCGAGCAGGCCAAGATGACCGCCGGCACCCTCTGGAAGGGCCTCGGCGCGGTCAAGGCCGGCAAGGCGTACCCGGTCGCCGACGAGGTGTGGATGACCGGCATCGGCGTCGGCGCCGCCAACAAGATCCTCGACGACCTGGCGAAGTACCTCCCCGCCGCCTAA
- a CDS encoding cytidine deaminase, which translates to MELRDTDRALVQAATAVAKLRCRSQNHTVAAAARTADGRVFTGVNVHHVTGGTCAELIVVGTAATQGVTGLETIVTVADRGREIVAPCDRCRQVLRDHFPALRVIIGSVEALRLLPIGELPPEHHVEDGQQNTTSPASAPAPPAARSAAAG; encoded by the coding sequence ATGGAGCTGCGGGACACCGACCGGGCGCTGGTGCAGGCCGCCACGGCGGTCGCCAAGCTGCGCTGCCGCAGCCAGAACCACACCGTCGCGGCCGCCGCCCGGACCGCCGACGGGCGGGTCTTCACCGGGGTGAACGTCCACCACGTCACCGGCGGAACGTGCGCCGAGCTGATCGTCGTCGGCACCGCCGCGACGCAGGGCGTGACCGGGCTGGAGACGATCGTGACGGTGGCCGACCGGGGACGCGAGATCGTCGCGCCGTGCGACCGGTGCCGCCAGGTGCTGCGGGACCACTTCCCGGCGCTGCGAGTGATCATCGGCTCGGTGGAGGCCCTGCGGTTGCTCCCGATCGGTGAGCTGCCACCGGAGCACCACGTCGAGGATGGGCAGCAGAACACGACTTCGCCGGCCAGCGCGCCGGCTCCTCCGGCGGCCCGCAGCGCCGCAGCCGGCTGA
- a CDS encoding YciI family protein codes for MRFDQHTVVLLVRPADAPELPLDAVDRLQNAHLAHQAGLVEQGLVLAAGPFLAGDDERLRGFVVLSVDPDTARELYHNDPAVRAGRLAVQVMSWLVPEGNVRFESVPVPRSMLEAAAGD; via the coding sequence ATGCGATTCGACCAGCACACGGTCGTGCTTCTGGTCCGGCCGGCGGACGCCCCGGAGCTGCCGCTGGACGCGGTCGACCGGTTGCAGAACGCCCACCTGGCCCATCAGGCGGGTCTGGTGGAGCAGGGCCTCGTGCTCGCGGCCGGTCCGTTCCTGGCCGGCGACGACGAGCGGCTGCGCGGCTTCGTCGTGCTCTCGGTGGACCCGGACACCGCCCGCGAGCTGTATCACAACGATCCGGCGGTGCGGGCCGGGCGGCTGGCCGTGCAGGTCATGAGCTGGCTGGTGCCGGAGGGCAACGTGCGGTTCGAGAGCGTGCCGGTGCCCCGGTCGATGCTGGAGGCGGCGGCCGGCGACTGA
- a CDS encoding MBL fold metallo-hydrolase — translation MRLGPHLHRIGNDIVAVYLIDTEEGVTVVDAGLSGHWSELVAELSGMGRSLADVRGLILTHGDTDHIGFAERLRRDHGVPVHVHRADAARARGEVKPQASFGKFKVGATARFLWYASRKGGLRTTYLTEVTDVEDGQVLGLPGAPRVIGMPGHSPGSIAVHVPVADAVFVGDALTTRNVLTGRQGPQPAPFTDDPALALASLARIEDLQATWILPGHGAPWNGGVREAVRQIKAVAEAR, via the coding sequence ATGAGGCTCGGCCCACACCTGCACCGCATCGGCAACGACATCGTCGCCGTCTACCTGATCGACACCGAGGAGGGCGTGACCGTCGTGGACGCCGGGCTCTCCGGCCACTGGTCGGAGCTGGTGGCGGAGCTGTCCGGCATGGGCCGTTCGCTCGCCGACGTCCGCGGCCTGATCCTCACCCACGGCGATACCGACCACATCGGGTTCGCCGAGCGGCTCCGGCGCGATCACGGCGTGCCGGTCCACGTGCACCGCGCGGACGCCGCCCGCGCCCGCGGCGAGGTCAAGCCCCAGGCGTCCTTCGGGAAGTTCAAGGTGGGTGCGACGGCGCGCTTCCTCTGGTACGCGAGCCGCAAGGGCGGGTTGCGCACCACCTACCTCACCGAGGTGACCGACGTCGAGGATGGTCAGGTGCTCGGCCTGCCCGGTGCCCCGCGCGTGATCGGGATGCCCGGCCACTCGCCGGGCAGCATCGCCGTGCACGTGCCGGTCGCCGACGCGGTGTTCGTCGGGGACGCGCTCACCACCCGGAACGTGCTGACCGGCCGGCAGGGTCCGCAGCCGGCGCCGTTCACCGACGACCCGGCGCTGGCGCTCGCCTCGCTCGCCCGCATCGAGGACCTGCAGGCGACGTGGATCCTGCCCGGCCACGGCGCCCCGTGGAACGGTGGCGTCCGCGAGGCGGTGCGGCAGATCAAGGCGGTGGCGGAGGCCCGGTGA
- a CDS encoding class F sortase, with protein MEIFRPSQPPADRPSVAARPPTAVAPRRSRPPGRSPWSLPLAVVLVLAGVFATGAGLGRSVGPFDWAPAGGDRPARSETVGLSASRPVRLSVPAIKVAAPVAPVGQARDGSIAVPPLERHNETGWYDRGPTPGEAGPAVIVGHVDTKSGPSVFYDLGKLHPGDLIEVARADRSVVVFKVDTVEHFPKDQLPAERIYGHDGPPGLRLITCGGQFIGGRTGYADNVIAFATLHSSRKP; from the coding sequence ATGGAGATCTTCCGCCCCTCGCAGCCGCCCGCCGACCGACCGTCGGTGGCCGCCCGCCCGCCGACCGCCGTCGCGCCCCGGCGCAGCCGTCCACCCGGCCGCAGCCCCTGGTCCCTGCCACTGGCCGTGGTGCTGGTGCTGGCCGGCGTGTTCGCCACCGGGGCGGGGCTCGGCCGCTCGGTCGGCCCGTTCGACTGGGCGCCGGCCGGCGGTGACCGGCCGGCCCGCAGCGAGACGGTCGGATTGTCGGCCAGCCGCCCGGTGCGCCTCTCGGTGCCGGCGATCAAGGTGGCCGCGCCGGTGGCGCCGGTCGGGCAGGCGCGGGACGGCTCGATCGCCGTACCCCCGTTGGAGCGGCACAACGAGACCGGCTGGTACGACCGCGGCCCCACGCCCGGGGAGGCCGGCCCGGCGGTGATCGTGGGGCACGTGGACACCAAGAGCGGGCCGTCGGTCTTCTACGACCTGGGCAAGCTGCATCCCGGTGACCTCATCGAGGTGGCTCGGGCGGACAGGTCGGTGGTGGTGTTCAAGGTCGACACGGTTGAGCACTTCCCGAAGGACCAGTTGCCCGCCGAGCGGATCTATGGCCACGACGGGCCCCCCGGGTTGCGCCTGATCACCTGCGGCGGCCAGTTCATCGGCGGCCGCACCGGCTACGCCGACAACGTCATCGCCTTCGCCACCCTCCACTCCTCCCGGAAGCCCTGA
- a CDS encoding DEAD/DEAH box helicase: MTLTAALPTSADPDTLFDAFAGWAKERGLDLYPHQEEAVIEIVSGANLIMNTPTGSGKSLVAVAAHFAALADSRTTFYTAPIKALVSEKFFALCEVFGAENVGMLTGDASVNADAPIICCTAEILANLALREGDRADVGQVIMDEFHFYAEPDRGWAWQVPIIELPQAQFILMSATLGDTTRFVDDLTRRTGRPTAVVRSAERPVPLIFSYAMTPLHETLEELLETKQAPVYVVHFTQAAALERAQALMSVNVCTRAEKDMIAEAIGGFRFTSGFGKTLSRLVRHGIGVHHAGMLPKYRRLVETLAQAGLLKVICGTDTLGVGINVPIRTVLFTGLSKYDGVRTRLLKNREFHQIAGRAGRAGFDTIGRVVVQAPEHVIDNEKALAKAGDDPKKRRKVVRKKPPEGSIGWGQPTFDRLVDAEPEPLTSSFQVSHSMLLNVIGRPGDAFTAMRHLLTDNHEDAAARRRHIRRAIAIYRALRAGGVVEELPEPDETGRRIRLTVDLQLDFALNQPLSPLALATIELLDAESPSYALDVLSVIESILDDPRQILSAQQFKARGEAVAAMKAEGIEYEARLELLDEVTHPKPLAELLEAAYEMYRQGHPWVADHQLSPKAVVRDMYERAMTFTEYVQFYGLTRSEGLVLRYLADAYKTLRQTVPEDAKTEELIDLIEWLGELVRQVDSSLIDEWERLRNPSDVAEVAQAHAALTDRPPAVTRNTRAFRVLVRNALFRRVELAALRRWDLLAELDAADGWDYDAWADALRPYFEAYDSLGVGPDARGPALLMIEQGRERWTVRQIFDDPDGDHDWGISAEVDLAASDEIGAAVIRITDVGQL; the protein is encoded by the coding sequence ATGACGCTCACCGCCGCGCTGCCGACTAGCGCCGACCCCGACACCCTCTTCGACGCGTTCGCCGGCTGGGCGAAGGAGCGCGGCCTCGACCTCTACCCCCATCAGGAGGAGGCGGTCATCGAGATCGTCTCCGGCGCCAACCTGATCATGAACACGCCCACCGGCTCGGGCAAGAGCCTGGTGGCGGTCGCCGCGCACTTCGCGGCGCTCGCGGACAGCCGGACCACGTTCTACACCGCGCCGATCAAGGCACTGGTGTCGGAGAAGTTCTTCGCCCTCTGCGAGGTGTTCGGCGCCGAGAACGTCGGCATGCTGACCGGCGACGCCAGCGTCAACGCCGACGCCCCGATCATCTGCTGCACCGCGGAGATCCTGGCCAATCTCGCGCTGCGCGAGGGCGACCGGGCCGACGTCGGCCAGGTGATCATGGATGAGTTCCACTTCTACGCCGAGCCCGACCGGGGCTGGGCCTGGCAGGTGCCGATCATCGAGCTGCCGCAGGCCCAGTTCATCCTGATGTCCGCCACCCTGGGGGACACCACCCGGTTCGTCGACGACCTGACCCGGCGCACCGGGCGGCCGACCGCCGTCGTCCGCTCGGCCGAGCGGCCCGTCCCGCTGATCTTCTCGTACGCCATGACGCCGCTGCACGAGACGCTCGAGGAGCTGCTGGAGACCAAGCAGGCCCCGGTGTACGTGGTGCACTTCACCCAGGCCGCCGCGCTGGAGCGCGCCCAGGCGCTGATGAGCGTCAACGTCTGCACCCGCGCCGAGAAGGACATGATCGCCGAGGCGATCGGCGGCTTCCGCTTCACCTCCGGCTTCGGCAAGACGCTGTCCCGGCTGGTCCGACACGGGATCGGCGTCCACCACGCCGGCATGCTGCCCAAGTACCGCCGGCTGGTCGAGACCCTCGCGCAGGCCGGCCTGCTCAAGGTCATCTGCGGCACCGACACCCTCGGCGTCGGCATCAACGTGCCGATCCGCACCGTGCTGTTCACCGGCCTGTCCAAGTACGACGGGGTCCGCACCCGGCTGCTCAAGAACCGCGAGTTCCACCAGATCGCCGGGCGGGCCGGTCGCGCCGGCTTCGACACCATCGGCCGGGTGGTCGTGCAGGCCCCCGAGCACGTGATCGACAACGAGAAGGCCCTCGCCAAGGCCGGCGACGACCCGAAGAAGCGCCGCAAGGTGGTCCGCAAGAAGCCACCGGAGGGCTCGATCGGCTGGGGCCAGCCCACCTTCGACCGGCTGGTCGACGCCGAGCCGGAGCCGCTGACCTCCAGCTTCCAGGTCAGCCACTCGATGCTGCTGAACGTCATCGGCCGGCCCGGCGACGCGTTCACCGCGATGCGGCACCTGCTCACCGACAACCATGAGGACGCCGCCGCGCGGCGCCGTCACATCCGCCGGGCGATCGCCATCTACCGCGCGCTGCGGGCCGGCGGGGTGGTCGAGGAGCTGCCCGAGCCGGACGAGACCGGCCGGCGGATCCGGCTCACCGTCGACCTCCAGCTCGACTTCGCGCTCAACCAGCCGCTCTCCCCCCTCGCCCTGGCCACCATCGAACTGCTCGACGCCGAGTCCCCGTCGTACGCCCTGGACGTCCTCTCGGTGATCGAGTCGATCCTCGACGACCCCCGGCAGATCCTCTCCGCGCAGCAGTTCAAGGCGCGCGGCGAGGCGGTCGCCGCCATGAAGGCCGAGGGCATCGAGTACGAGGCCCGCCTCGAACTGCTCGACGAGGTGACCCACCCGAAGCCCCTCGCGGAGCTGCTCGAGGCCGCGTACGAGATGTACCGGCAGGGGCACCCTTGGGTCGCCGACCACCAGCTCTCCCCCAAGGCCGTGGTCCGCGACATGTACGAGCGGGCGATGACCTTCACCGAGTACGTGCAGTTCTACGGGCTGACCCGCTCGGAAGGCCTCGTGCTGCGCTACCTGGCCGACGCGTACAAGACGCTGCGCCAGACGGTGCCCGAGGACGCCAAGACCGAGGAGCTCATCGACCTCATCGAGTGGCTGGGCGAGCTGGTCCGCCAGGTCGACTCCAGCCTGATCGACGAGTGGGAGCGGCTGCGCAACCCGTCCGACGTGGCGGAGGTGGCCCAGGCGCACGCCGCGCTGACCGACCGGCCACCGGCGGTGACCCGCAACACGCGCGCGTTCCGGGTGCTGGTGCGCAACGCGCTGTTCCGCCGCGTCGAGCTGGCCGCGCTGCGCCGCTGGGACCTGCTCGCCGAACTGGACGCCGCCGACGGCTGGGACTACGACGCGTGGGCCGACGCGCTGCGGCCGTACTTCGAGGCGTACGACTCGCTCGGCGTCGGGCCGGACGCGCGCGGGCCGGCGCTGCTGATGATCGAGCAGGGCCGGGAGCGGTGGACCGTCCGGCAGATCTTCGACGACCCCGACGGCGACCACGACTGGGGCATCAGCGCCGAAGTCGACCTGGCCGCCTCGGACGAGATCGGCGCCGCCGTCATCCGGATCACCGACGTCGGCCAGCTCTGA